One region of Cheilinus undulatus linkage group 4, ASM1832078v1, whole genome shotgun sequence genomic DNA includes:
- the LOC121508189 gene encoding B-cell receptor CD22-like isoform X1: MRSAAAVSGFVVFVLFMSVVQAEDGWAVTCSPTQICVLKGSTVEISCTFRYPLMINGLKTTAENTFWFTGLQGKEPSDLRASSDYAGRVQYHCGGNRCTMRITDLRESDSATYKFRLITNHIGGSYTAERGVSLTVSAIQVKIDKTEPCWSDPCSWSQLKCVSRCPLSGQTSFIWYENEKRVLKKTSQSWEKYFYSAESYSCAVQGLEDSLSPSVCGHGHSCHRVTYADRRICAFRGSSVEISSTFNSYENTVSKFWFRTDRSFQHFGEQPEDSGRIQVFETQKGRSTLRISDLRETDSAEYRFKFTTTRFEWQSRFPGTTLTVRDPDLQVQVIKSSSGPKLICHSSCIQGGRSPFTWFENGTKIMEQTSSSYRCSVDPAGVYSCSYEDYRSTSVYAPTAPTVLMIPTGDIMKNSSVTLNCSSDANPPPKYTWYKRNQSLLRGSQLVLDSVQSSDSAEYHCVADNNLGRRTSEHVFIDVKYGPQTAILTLNPSAEVAEGLPLTLNCSSDANPAATYTWYKANQILRHGPVNIYDFTSLSSEDKGIYSCKSENQYGHVSSAPLFLDVQYAPKPPSVSARPSAEIVEGRAVTLMCSSDANPAANYTWYKENEDSPLASGQIFSIADFSAKHSGNYYCEALNTRGRHNSTFISIIVADKRTAAAVGTVTALLLVIVLLIVFICIRRKQLKQQSTSRERRDNGEQSRTGPVYDNLSAVAQRRPPEQQDPLRNATISFFQDQVDVVYASVKPAHRRAQNRSTEDEVEYASVIPAHRRAQNRSTEDEVEYASIRIQTASRLPRANHEAGDDSFALYSTVKPR, translated from the exons ATGAGGTCAGCTGCAGCAGTGAGTGGATTTGTCGTCTTCGTTCTCTTCATGTCTG TGGTGCAGGCTGAGGATGGCTGGGCAGTGACTTGCTCTCCCACTCAGATTTGTGTCTTGAAAGGATCGACAGTGGAAATCAGCTGCACCTTCAGATATCCACTGATGATTAACGGACTGAAAACTACAGCTGAGAACACATTCTGGTTTACCGGTCTGCAGGGAAAGGAGCCTTCAGATCTGAGGGCTTCCTCTGATTATGCAGGTCGAGTTCAGTATCACTGTGGTGGAAACAGGTGCACCATGAGAATAACAGACCTGAGAGAGAGCGACTCGGCTACGTACAAGTTTAGGTTAATAACAAACCACATAGGTGGGAGTTATACCGCTGAACGTGGAGTCTCTTTGACTGTATCAG CTATCCAGGTCAAGATTGACAAAACTGAACCATGTTGGTCAGACCCCTGCTCATGGTCACAGCTTAAGTGTGTCAGCAGATGTCCTCTATCTGGTCAAACATCCTTCATTTGgtatgaaaatgaaaagagagTTCTGAAAAAAACGAGTCAGTCATgggaaaaatacttttattctgCAGAAAGTTATTCATGTGCTGTTCAGGGACTCGAGGACTCCCTATCACCTTCAGTGT gtGGCCATGGTCATTCATGTCACAGAGTGACTTATGCTGACAGAAGAATCTGTGCCTTCAGAGGCTCATCAGTGGAGATTTCTTCTACTTTCAACAGTTATGAGAATACCGTATCAAAATTCTGGTTCAGGACTGACAGAAGCTTCCAGCATTTTGGTGAACAACCTGAGGATTCAGGTCGTATTCAAGTCTTTGAAACACAGAAAGGACGCTCCACTTTGAGGATCTCTGACCTGAGAGAGACCGATTCTGCAGAATATCGCTTCAAATTCACAACAACACGTTTTGAATGGCAAAGCAGATTTCCTGGAACGACTCTGACTGTCAGAG ATCCAGATTTACAGGTGCAGGTGATCAAGTCTTCTAGCGGTCCAAAGCTGATTTGTCACAGCAGCTGTATTCAAGGTGGTCGCTCTCCCTTCACTTGGTTTGAGAATGGAACCAAAATAATGGAGCAAACATCTTCATCTTATAGATGCTCTGTTGACCCTGCAGGCGTTTACTCCTGCTCTTATGAGGATTATCGCTCTACTTCAGTGT ATGCTCCAACAGCTCCTACAGTGTTGATGATTCCCACTGGTGACATTATGAAGAACAGCTCAGTGACTCTgaactgtagcagtgatgctaacccACCACCTAAATACACCTGGTACAAGAGGAACCAATCATTGCTCAGAGGATCACAGCTTGTCCTCGACTCCGTCCAGTCCTCTGACTCTGCAGAATATCACTGTGTAGCTGACAATAATCTGGGAAGGAGGACATctgaacatgtttttattgatgtgAAAT ATGGTCCACAGACTGCTATTTTGACCTTGAATCCTTCAGCAGAGGTCGCGGAGGGCCTTCCTTTGACTCTTAACTGTAGTAGTGATGCTAACCCAGCAGCTACATACACGTGGTACAAGGCAAACCAAATTCTGAGACATGGACCGGTAAACATTTATGATTTCACCTCACTCAGCTCTGAAGACAAAGGGATCTACTCCTGCAAGTCTGAGAATCAATATGGACATGTCAGCTCTGCTCCTCTATTTTTAGATGTTCAGT ATGCTCCAAAGCCTCCCTCTGTGTCAGCAAGGCCCTCTGCTGAGATAGTGGAGGGCAGAGCCGTGACCCTcatgtgtagcagtgatgctaacccAGCAGCTAATTACACCTGGTACAAGGAGAATGAAGACTCACCTCTAGCTTCAGGACAGATCTTCTCCATCGCTGACTTCAGTGCTAAACACAGTGGTAATTACTACTGTGAAGCCCTGAACACAAGGGGGCGCCATAACTCCACCTTCATCTCCATTATAGTGGCAG ATAAAAGGACAGCAGCAGCTGTAGGAACAGTAACTGCACTTCTCCTGGTTATCGTTCTCCTTATTGTCTTCATTTGTATCAG gagaaaacaactcaaacaACAATCAACGAGTAGAGAGAGACGTGACAACGGAGAACAG TCACGAACAGGTCCAGTGTATGACAACCTGTCAGCTGTAGCTCAGAGACGACCGCCAGAACAGCAGGACCCCCTTCGCAATGCAACCATCAGCTTCTTTCAGGACCAGGTGGATGTTGTCTATGCAAGTGTCAAACCAGCTCACAGACGAGCACAGAACAGGAGCACAGAGGATGAAGTTGAATATGCAAGTGTCATACCAGCTCACAGACGAGCACAGAACAGGAGCACAGAGGATGAAGTTGAATATGCAAGTATCAGAATTCAAACTGCCAGCAGACTTCCAAG GGCAAATCACGAGGCTGGAGATGATTCCTTTGCCCTCTACAGTACAGTCAAACCCAGATAA
- the LOC121508192 gene encoding B-cell receptor CD22-like, with product MEGSSVNLTCSSDANPAANYTWYKENQTAPQGLQGLYGFTTISPEDRGTYYCRSENQYGWINSSPVFIDVQYAPKLPSVSVSPVDEIMEGSSVNLTCSSDANPAANYTWYKENQTAPQGQKGTYSFTTIRSKDSGMYSCKSENKYGHKTSKGFCIDVQYAPRLPSVSLSPSAAIVEGTSLNLTCSSDANPAANYTWYKVNEETSVASGQIFIISDIRSEHGGNYYCEAHNTRGRHNSTLHLVVVSGSVKSVAVGLVTVIFLVIILLSISLLIRKKRSSGETNKPGGRLGNEGQLNMASANDDPPASAQRQPAEEQGELCNATVSFSKNNEDPLYSNTLQTKLDRPKTKKEEEEDDVE from the exons ATGGAGGGCAGTTCAGTGAATCTGAcctgtagcagtgatgctaatcCAGCAGCTAATTACACCTGGTACAAGGAGAACCAAACAGCACCTCAGGGACTACAAGGCCTTTATGGTTTCACCACCATCAGCCCTGAGGACAGAGGGACATACTACTGCAGATCTGAGAATCAGTATGGATGGATCAACTCCTCTCCTGTATTTATAGATGTCCAGT ATGCTCCAAAGCTTCCCTCAGTGTCAGTGAGTCCTGTGGATGAGATCATGGAGGGCAGTTCAGTGAATCTGAcctgtagcagtgatgctaatcCAGCAGCTAATTACACCTGGTACAAGGAGAACCAAACAGCACCTCAGGGACAAAAAGGCACTTATTCTTTCACCACTATCCGGTCCAAGGACAGTGGGATGTACTCCTGCAAGTCTGAGAACAAGTATGGTCACAAGACCTCCAAAGGATTCTGTATCGATGTTCAGT ACGCCCCACGACTTCCTTCAGTGTCTCTGAGTCCGTCTGCTGCCATAGTAGAGGGCACTTCACTAAATCTGAcctgtagcagtgatgctaacccAGCAGCTAATTACACCTGGTACAAGGTTAATGAGGAAACATCAGTAGCATCAGGACAGATCTTCATCATCAGTGACATTAGATCTGAACATGGTGGGAATTATTACTGTGAAGCTCACAACACAAGAGGGCGCCATAACTCTACCTTACATCTGGTTGTTGTTTCTG GTTCAGTGAAATCAGTAGCTGTTGGATTGGTCACTGTTATTTTCCTGGTTATCATTCTCCTCTCCATCTCCCTGTTGATAAG AAAAAAGAGATCCTCAGGAGAAACCAACAAGCCTGGAGGAAGGCTGGGCAATGAAGGACAG CTCAATATGGCCTCAGCTAATGATGACCCACCAGCTTCAGCACAAAGACAGCCAGCTGAGGAACAGGGAGAACTGTGTAACGCCACTGTAAGCTTCTCAAAAAACAATGAAGACCCTCTCTACTCCAACACTTTGCAAACTAAACTGGACAGACCGAAGACcaaaaaggaggaagaggaggatgacgTGGAATAA
- the LOC121508189 gene encoding B-cell receptor CD22-like isoform X2, with product MINGLKTTAENTFWFTGLQGKEPSDLRASSDYAGRVQYHCGGNRCTMRITDLRESDSATYKFRLITNHIGGSYTAERGVSLTVSAIQVKIDKTEPCWSDPCSWSQLKCVSRCPLSGQTSFIWYENEKRVLKKTSQSWEKYFYSAESYSCAVQGLEDSLSPSVCGHGHSCHRVTYADRRICAFRGSSVEISSTFNSYENTVSKFWFRTDRSFQHFGEQPEDSGRIQVFETQKGRSTLRISDLRETDSAEYRFKFTTTRFEWQSRFPGTTLTVRDPDLQVQVIKSSSGPKLICHSSCIQGGRSPFTWFENGTKIMEQTSSSYRCSVDPAGVYSCSYEDYRSTSVYAPTAPTVLMIPTGDIMKNSSVTLNCSSDANPPPKYTWYKRNQSLLRGSQLVLDSVQSSDSAEYHCVADNNLGRRTSEHVFIDVKYGPQTAILTLNPSAEVAEGLPLTLNCSSDANPAATYTWYKANQILRHGPVNIYDFTSLSSEDKGIYSCKSENQYGHVSSAPLFLDVQYAPKPPSVSARPSAEIVEGRAVTLMCSSDANPAANYTWYKENEDSPLASGQIFSIADFSAKHSGNYYCEALNTRGRHNSTFISIIVADKRTAAAVGTVTALLLVIVLLIVFICIRRKQLKQQSTSRERRDNGEQSRTGPVYDNLSAVAQRRPPEQQDPLRNATISFFQDQVDVVYASVKPAHRRAQNRSTEDEVEYASVIPAHRRAQNRSTEDEVEYASIRIQTASRLPRANHEAGDDSFALYSTVKPR from the exons ATGATTAACGGACTGAAAACTACAGCTGAGAACACATTCTGGTTTACCGGTCTGCAGGGAAAGGAGCCTTCAGATCTGAGGGCTTCCTCTGATTATGCAGGTCGAGTTCAGTATCACTGTGGTGGAAACAGGTGCACCATGAGAATAACAGACCTGAGAGAGAGCGACTCGGCTACGTACAAGTTTAGGTTAATAACAAACCACATAGGTGGGAGTTATACCGCTGAACGTGGAGTCTCTTTGACTGTATCAG CTATCCAGGTCAAGATTGACAAAACTGAACCATGTTGGTCAGACCCCTGCTCATGGTCACAGCTTAAGTGTGTCAGCAGATGTCCTCTATCTGGTCAAACATCCTTCATTTGgtatgaaaatgaaaagagagTTCTGAAAAAAACGAGTCAGTCATgggaaaaatacttttattctgCAGAAAGTTATTCATGTGCTGTTCAGGGACTCGAGGACTCCCTATCACCTTCAGTGT gtGGCCATGGTCATTCATGTCACAGAGTGACTTATGCTGACAGAAGAATCTGTGCCTTCAGAGGCTCATCAGTGGAGATTTCTTCTACTTTCAACAGTTATGAGAATACCGTATCAAAATTCTGGTTCAGGACTGACAGAAGCTTCCAGCATTTTGGTGAACAACCTGAGGATTCAGGTCGTATTCAAGTCTTTGAAACACAGAAAGGACGCTCCACTTTGAGGATCTCTGACCTGAGAGAGACCGATTCTGCAGAATATCGCTTCAAATTCACAACAACACGTTTTGAATGGCAAAGCAGATTTCCTGGAACGACTCTGACTGTCAGAG ATCCAGATTTACAGGTGCAGGTGATCAAGTCTTCTAGCGGTCCAAAGCTGATTTGTCACAGCAGCTGTATTCAAGGTGGTCGCTCTCCCTTCACTTGGTTTGAGAATGGAACCAAAATAATGGAGCAAACATCTTCATCTTATAGATGCTCTGTTGACCCTGCAGGCGTTTACTCCTGCTCTTATGAGGATTATCGCTCTACTTCAGTGT ATGCTCCAACAGCTCCTACAGTGTTGATGATTCCCACTGGTGACATTATGAAGAACAGCTCAGTGACTCTgaactgtagcagtgatgctaacccACCACCTAAATACACCTGGTACAAGAGGAACCAATCATTGCTCAGAGGATCACAGCTTGTCCTCGACTCCGTCCAGTCCTCTGACTCTGCAGAATATCACTGTGTAGCTGACAATAATCTGGGAAGGAGGACATctgaacatgtttttattgatgtgAAAT ATGGTCCACAGACTGCTATTTTGACCTTGAATCCTTCAGCAGAGGTCGCGGAGGGCCTTCCTTTGACTCTTAACTGTAGTAGTGATGCTAACCCAGCAGCTACATACACGTGGTACAAGGCAAACCAAATTCTGAGACATGGACCGGTAAACATTTATGATTTCACCTCACTCAGCTCTGAAGACAAAGGGATCTACTCCTGCAAGTCTGAGAATCAATATGGACATGTCAGCTCTGCTCCTCTATTTTTAGATGTTCAGT ATGCTCCAAAGCCTCCCTCTGTGTCAGCAAGGCCCTCTGCTGAGATAGTGGAGGGCAGAGCCGTGACCCTcatgtgtagcagtgatgctaacccAGCAGCTAATTACACCTGGTACAAGGAGAATGAAGACTCACCTCTAGCTTCAGGACAGATCTTCTCCATCGCTGACTTCAGTGCTAAACACAGTGGTAATTACTACTGTGAAGCCCTGAACACAAGGGGGCGCCATAACTCCACCTTCATCTCCATTATAGTGGCAG ATAAAAGGACAGCAGCAGCTGTAGGAACAGTAACTGCACTTCTCCTGGTTATCGTTCTCCTTATTGTCTTCATTTGTATCAG gagaaaacaactcaaacaACAATCAACGAGTAGAGAGAGACGTGACAACGGAGAACAG TCACGAACAGGTCCAGTGTATGACAACCTGTCAGCTGTAGCTCAGAGACGACCGCCAGAACAGCAGGACCCCCTTCGCAATGCAACCATCAGCTTCTTTCAGGACCAGGTGGATGTTGTCTATGCAAGTGTCAAACCAGCTCACAGACGAGCACAGAACAGGAGCACAGAGGATGAAGTTGAATATGCAAGTGTCATACCAGCTCACAGACGAGCACAGAACAGGAGCACAGAGGATGAAGTTGAATATGCAAGTATCAGAATTCAAACTGCCAGCAGACTTCCAAG GGCAAATCACGAGGCTGGAGATGATTCCTTTGCCCTCTACAGTACAGTCAAACCCAGATAA